Proteins encoded within one genomic window of Theobroma cacao cultivar B97-61/B2 chromosome 7, Criollo_cocoa_genome_V2, whole genome shotgun sequence:
- the LOC108662782 gene encoding UPF0481 protein At3g47200-like, with the protein MSDYDIKLTRLSRYAPYLVSTEDMKIERFMDGSGLHQRIEMRTSESRVARDRAKKAKIKGYQGRKILAVEGLLDGSSIPSSARNSTQPTSSDWEASRLRGKDRVRREEQLVVSTPLKEVIQKSPSSASLGLDEEAYLLKVPHQLRQVNESAYEPQLSSIGPYHHGKQHLIEMEVYKNRCLQKILKRESKHRCYEAVDFKRARKWYSPSFLNDIEAKFQEIMLVDGCFIVELLRQMVTGEYDDPIFKKEWVQNALLGDLLLFENQLPFFVLVGLYHVIKDPTDGKDFACQAFSVLSDFLPGPGTWKENPPTIKDTDDIKDLLSLLHDNWCPSPQGIRRHQDYYRTKDEKAKAGEEAREKVAHRRERCEQLFHISFTDATMKIPTFVVNDDTERLFRNLIAYELYEEGSTYVIDYVTLMDNLINSSKDVQLLRFSEVIENMLGDDEAVAKMINKLRDHVILCGDTFYYEEIFVDVKRHCARRWNTWKAKLRHDYFNSPWALISFIAALLAILLTIGQFITALIPLVK; encoded by the exons ATGTCAGATTATGACATAAAACTCACACGGTTGTCTCGATATGCGCCTTATTTAGTTTCTACAGAGGATATGAAGATTGAGAGGTTTATGGATGG TAGTGGATTGCACCAGCGGATTGAGATGAGGACTAGTGAGAGTAGGGTTGCAAGGGATAGAGCAAAAAAGGCCAAGATAAAGGGTTATCAAGGTCGTAAGATTTTAGCGGTG GAGGGATTGCTCGATGGCTCATCAATCCCAAGTTCTGCTCGCAACTCTACCCAGCCAACCTCATCTGATTGGGAGGCTAGTAGATTAAGAG GTAAGGATCGTGTTAGGAGAGAAGAACAATTGgtggtgtctactcctttaaaggag GTGATACAAAAATCTCCGAGTTCTGCCTCTCTAGGGCTTGACGAAGAGGCCTATCTTTTGAAAGTGCCTCATCAACTACGGCAGGTAAATGAAAGTGCCTATGAACCACAACTAAGTTCAATTGGTCCTTATCACCACGGTAAGCAGCACTTGATTGAGATGGAAGTGTACAAAAATCGTTGTTTACAAAAGATTCTTAAGAGAGAAAGCAAGCATAGATGTTACGAGGCAGTCGACTTTAAACGAGCTCGCAAATGGTATTCCCCATCCTTCTTGAATGATATTGAAGCTAAATTTCAAGAAATAATGCTAGTTGATGGTTGCTTTATTGTTGAGCTATTAAGGCAGATGGTAACAGGTGAATATGATGATcctattttcaaaaaagagTGGGTCCAAAATGCCTTACTTGGCGACTTGTTGCTATTCGAAAATCAACTTCCTTTCTTTGTGTTAGTGGGCTTGTATCACGTGATCAAGGATCCAACAGATGGAAAAGATTTCGCTTGCCAGGCTTTTTCTGTTCTTTCTGATTTCTTGCCAGGGCCAGGGACGTGGAAAGAAAACCCTCCTACCATCAAAGATACCGACGATATCAAGGACCTACTAAGCTTACTACATGATAATTGGTGTCCTTCTCCTCAAGGAATAAGGCGCCATCAGGATTACTATAGaacaaaagatgaaaaagcAAAGGCAGGAGAAGAAGCAAGAGAAAAGGTGgcc CACCGGAGAGAGCGGTGTGAACAGTTGTTTCATATAAGCTTTACAGACGCGACAATGAAGATTCCAACCTTTGTGGTTAACGACGATACCGAGCGTCTCTTTCGTAACCTCATTGCCTATGAACTATATGAGGAAGGTTCAACTTATGTCATTGATTATGTCACGTTGATGGATAACCTTATCAACTCAAGCAAGGATGTGCAATTGCTTCGTTTCAGTGAAGTAATCGAAAATATGTTGGGTGATGATGAAGCTGTTGCTAAAATGATTAACAAACTTCGTGACCATGTTATCTTATGCGGTGATACCTTTTATTATGAGGAGATATTTGTCGACGTGAAGAGGCATTGCGCAAGACGTTGGAACACATGGAAGGCGAAATTAAGGCATGATTATTTTAACAGTCCATGGGCACTCATCTCCTTTATTGCTGCTCTTCTCGCTATCCTTCTTACCATCGGACAGTTTATAACTGCACTCATTCCTCTTGTAAAATAA